The genomic window CTTCAAGATTAATAATATACAGGAAATATAGGacaggagggggaggagagaaaaaaaaaaacacattgtttcacAAAAGAACTGCCTAAAGTACAGGATTTTATTTCCACACATTGGTTAAATGTTCAGATTGATGCAAGATAACGTACGACTGTTCagttaatgaaaattaaaaatccgttattaaattagatttatatatgtattacatgGTTgtatgaattgtttttatttaaacaagccCTAACTTCAATAATGCTCAAATCGGAATTCTAAAAGGCGTAACTAATAATCAAATCAAGCGGAGTAACGATTCTTTATTTTAGAAGGCACTAGCCGAAACGTTGGTCTACCTGACTGCGTTTTCCAGCCTACTTGTTGCCTCGTTGAATTATAATTATGTGCTCAAGTGGTTATTTGATGAAAAACAGTTATTTGCATAAAGATCAGAACAGTTTTAGTACTCAACATTTATTGTTAACCACCTGggtttatataaatacaatgacattttatgtaaaaaaacaaaacaaaaaaacttgtaaACCTCAATATAAATCTTAATGTAACATTCAAATATGAACAATgaaataatgtataaaaatacTGGACTACAAAAAAAGTTATCATTCATAAACAGGTAGAGGCGTGTTAAATCTGTATAGACAACACAGCGGGTGTTAATTCAGCAGTATTTAAACAAGGGGACAGCTGCTCTTGCAGATCTCATTTCTGCTAAACTACGAGCTAATTAACAGATGTATTAATGCCTAGGCTACTGTTCAGTGTACGGTAGGATCAGCGTTTTCCACACACAATGCATTAATCAGTACTCCTGTACCAAGCAACGTTATCAGAATCCAGCAAACTGTAGGAGAAATGTCCACCTTTCTCACAAAAAAGAAGGGCGTGTGCATTGAACAATTACACGCTACAGGCGGTAGATACAGCCATCGCATAACCTGTGGAGTCAGTCTACTTGTTGTTGTACTGTATAGTTTTTTGAATTCCATTAAAAGATACCGATTTATGCCTTTCCAAATTCAaatcattatgaaaaaaaatcacaaaggcCATGAGCGTGGGGTTCGGTACAGCTCTCGTTGTCGACAGTTAAACCGGCCAACAAACCAGTCTTTCACAATGAAAGCCAACCTATTTACTTCTCTTTCAGCCTTACAAGTAAAGCACCAGTCACATTGAATTCAGCACCTCGCAACACTGATTAACAATCGAAACTGGAAACCCATCTCCCCCCATCCCCCGCGCAGTAGCAGCGTAATAGTTCAAATACAAATTACGCACTTTGTACATTCCCTTCCGCTGCATTTGGTTCTGCTTGAAGAGGGCTCGGCTGTCTTTGGtgtgactttttcagcctgaaaaaagaaacaaggaccaggggtcacaaatggagattagacaaaggggcattcagaacagaaaataggaggcacttttttacacagagaattgtgagggtctggaatcaactccccagtaatgctgttgaagctgacaccctgggatccttcaagaagctgcttgatcagattctgggatcaataagctactaataaccaaacgagcaagatgggccgaatggcctcctctcgtttgtaaacgttcttatgttcttatgttcccgCAGTCCGTGTTATTGATTCAAGTCGTTTTCATCTTCTTCGGATATCGGGATGTGGATATCGTGAAGCTCGTACCGCGGGGGGTCGTCCAGCTGAACCTCGTCGAAATGTTCTTGCGGGCGGCGCTGCTGATTCAACACGTTCAGCTCTTCCTCCGAAGTTGGTGGCTGCGGGTGCGAGTCACCAGCGTGTCCTTGGCTTGGTCGGATATCGGCTTTCCGGTTCCCCGGAGAGTTTTCGTGCGGGTCAATCGGCATTTTCAAAGCTTCGTCGTACGGCGGAGGCATCTCCAAAGCGTAGAGATTGTAAGGCGGGGGCGCAAAACCCCTGTTCACCTGACCGAATGGAAAAGGCAGTTGGCTGTCAGTCGGGAGCTGCGCGCTGTTaaaagctgaaaaataaatacgttATTAACATCCTTCtattaaaaaccttaaaaaatgAACGACTAATGTTtgtagtaagaaaaaaaaaatccttatggATTCCTCCCCATAGGCAGTCAATAGTCTATTGGGCTGCTATTGTGACCATGGACAGGTTTTGTGTCGACAACTTTTCACAAGAAGAAATGCACAGACTAGTCGTCTGCTAGTCCATATACGCAATTTAAGGTCGAAGTGGAAGGGGCTTACATGTAATGGTGCTTCTGCTGTCAACGGTGCTCTGGTTGTCCATGCCAACGATTGCTATTTCACAGGGATGTTCTGTCAAGGTTTGTCCCGGCGGCTTGTCCTTCTTACAGCAGAACTTCACGCAGCTGACAATAATGCCACACAACAGGAGGGCCAAGACTGTCAGCAGAATGAGCCTAAGGTGggggggaaatatatatatatatatatatatatatatatatatatatatatatatatatatatatatatatatatatatatatatatatatatattcctacaTCGTAATAAATTGTAGTATTCAAGTACGAATATAAATATGATAACTCACCACACATACCACAGACTAGACCACTTGAAGTTCTCACTTTGACACCTATGAAAATAGTACACGTTACACATTTAGCGTAAGTTTTGAACACTGCAGAACTTATAAATTGTCACAGGAAGAAAACTTACGTTTTAGGGTCCTCACACTCCTTCTCGGCTGTAGTGAACGATGCctagaaaatagaaaaacaaacacaacactgtcTCAACAGCTGTACATAGCGACTGTGGACAAGAAGACTGGAAGAACGACACTCACCTGGAGAAACAGAATTGGTAAAACAAGATTGCAGTTCACAATGGAGTACATGGTGATCCTGTTTTTACATCCAAACCGCTTTTATCAGAgcgaaaaaaaaattaagctaaCACAGGCTATTACGGCGTTCAGCAGCGtgcttttaaattttatatatccATGACACGCCCGTTTTTTCACAACACACTCCTCCTATTAACGATGACGCGCCCTCTGTGCAACCGAACTAGAAGCCAAGCAAGCATTCtgtgttttacattatttattgtagAGAGAGTGGCTCTTATTTTGGACACCTCTTTGATGAAATAtacctttattttaatttactgcatgCTAGCTTGTTTGAATCAAGACGGATTTATTCAGCGTGTCGATTTTAAGGTCGGTCAGTTAATTCAGTATTGTCGCTCAATGTGTACATTGATATGCCCAGTTTTAGCAGAGGGGGGTGGAGCACTGACATTAATAACCTGCTATAGTATggcttgtaataataataggacGCCATTCTTTGAAGGGGTTTTCAGCTGTTTGATTTTTACTGTAAAGTTCCTTCACTGCAATACATCAGTCACTGGGCTCAGAGGCATTCTGTTTATTTCCATTCCAATGTTTGTAATTTACGATACCATAGTACTTTGTtcaacaatatttacattataaaGACTAGCAGTCCATTAGGACTAGCTAAACTACCTTTGtacaagcaatatatatatatatatatatatatatatatagagatagagagagagagagagagagagagagagagagagagagagagagatagcttAAAAGGAGTGACTGTAAGTAACCTTTTCATTGTTGCTTGCCtataaatattgtgtattttacaTGTCAGTTGCCAAGTTAAGCATGCCTATATTTACAGTCTGATATAATCTACTGGTTTGCTTTTAGGTGTGCTTTTGGCTGTAGTGTATTTATTAAGTCTTTTTATTGCATGGGGTTCTGGATTATGACCTAGCACATTCTCAAACATCTATTTTAACAAAGTCGTTCTTTAGGAGGCTACTGTGTGCCTCATGGCTGACAAAGTGAACCCCCTGTGTCAGGTTAATTGTTAATTGTACTCTCCCGGCAGCTTGCTCTGGCATGAGGGTATTACTTATATAAACAAGGCTTGACAGCTGTGTTAGTGTACTGGGTGATCGATAAACAGGGTAGAACAAGCTCTCCCTGGAGAAAAAGTACTGTGTCTGAGGGGTAACTAATCGGCAAAAGGTTTTTGAAGCAACAAAGATCACTATTCCCCACTCAGGGTTTATTTAGGGCAAAGCTTACATGATGTGACAGCCTTCACGTACCAAAAAGTTCCCCTTGTCACCCAGCATTCCTTTCCACCCAGTTCCTCATTGCATTGGTAACCTGCAATGCTTTTTAATAGTCCCGCTTTCCTGGTAGCTACCCACGCTGTCCAGAGGTCACTGGAAAATCCAGGAGTATCTAACACATTCACCCCCCTTTCATTTCTAAGGAGCCCTTCCAAGGTTAGCCCACCTTGCACTTTTCTATTTCTAATGCCTTGTGATCAGAGAAATATTCAACTGCTAGTGCAAGTGCGTCACTGTGCTGTGCCACAGCATCTAAACTGGTGTATTTTGATCACCTGGCATATCTAAATGGCATTCAAGCATTTCAAACCTGTTAGTGTACAGGGGAGGATTTCAGACTCCCCATTACAGAGTCGTTTGAGATATTCCAGGTTTTAGTGTGAGCTTTCTTTGCACGTTAGCTGTACAAAAATATGGTGGTATGTCCAAACAAGCTCTGGTCTGTTTATTTAAGCCCCTATAAAAACCACAGTGGGACGGAATGGGTCACTGTAGGAAAGCCGCAGCCCTTGCATTGATTTCCAGTTCAGGTGTTTGTCTCCGAAGTTCACATTCCCATTCCTGGATCCAGTCTCACTTCAATGCTTCACGGTCACAGAGTTAAGCATTAACCATAACGCTAATCTGTATCAGTGGACAGCATGTGTGAATACACACAAAAACAGTTAAGATTACCAAAGAGAAAATGTTTCCTTGTATTTCTGTGGAATTGGGTCATACCAGAAACATTAACCATAgcagttttatttgagacatttCGTCTGTAAAGATGGGCTAATGAGTGTGAGACACCAGTCTTTGAAATTTAGTTTTAATGTCTGGGATTGCTGGGATTAGTGGCATTACTGAGATCAGACCTTGTAGACAATCAGATAAATGACTTAACATTGCTACtaatatgcttttactgtgctttttcaGGATCTAGGGGCATGCATAAGGCTGTAAGTCAAATGCCAGAGAAAAAAAGGTCTCACGAACTTGAATGATCCCAAAGCCTAGTTTAATTTGATATCTCTCAACCAGCATGTAGAAATTTGAAGGGAGCTGCAGGAAAATCAACTAGTGTGCGTTTTTGTCAGTATCATGCTTATCAGTGGTTGGAAGAAGAGGCTGTTAGTAATCACAAGCTGCAAAACTCAAGATGATACCCTTGCTTGCTATTGGATTTCTCCACGATTCTCCCAGGATGTTGTTTACTGCTTGCTGTGTGGCGGACCACAATAGCAGGCAGGGTGATTCAGTCTAGCAGACATGGGTGGCTGGCAACACAGTGCTTGTTTTCCCCTTGCGTTCCCACAGGCTCATGTTTTATTAGCGTGTCCCTCACTGTTCGATGTTATCATGCTTGTTTTTCTCTTCTCTTCCTATCTGTTTGATCAGCTGAGATTGCTGCAGGTTTGACTATTCCCTAATCTGAAGTCTATCCAATTGACTCACCTGTAGCTCTTTGGAAGATATACTCTTCCATCGGATTGGTCAAATAAGCTGTATTAGAGGGCCATTCACACCAAAGCCATTgtggagaaagaaaaaagctgaGCTTTCATTGATGCGAAAAACTATTCAAGTACAGCCATTTAGATACTAGTGTCTGCAGGTTTTCCCTTTCAAAGAGCGAAATTCAAGAGGTGATTCCTGCCAGCCTGCAGTTATAACTAGGGGGTTGTATCAATCCAACAAAAGATGAGTTTGGGGTTAGCTCAAAACTTAAAGACACTGATCCCTGAGATGGTAGTAATATTATAGGAGACAGTAGAGCAAGTATTCCATTGACCAGCAATGCCAAATAAGCAATTTCTGTAATTCCAACTGATGATGGTTACTCTCCTTTAGTGATGATTTACAATTGCATCCTGTGAATGTGAACAAGATGAGTAAGTGGCAGTTCTGTAGACAAAGTAGGTAATGGAAAACCAAACCTGTTCCTCcacttaaaataatgaaacaagagTGACTTAGTAAGATCTAAAGCACTGCAAACACCCCACAAAAATACTAGATTATGtgctttattgtatgtatttatttaaccaggaggtTGATCCATTGAGAATGATGCCTCTTTTACAAGGGAGTCCCGGAAACAAttgaaaaagacacaataaaatcAGCCCTCCCCAAGTAGGGGAGAATtatgtgctaacaagggacgatgggctgaatggctttttctagttcccaaacttttcttatgttctaagaggGTTTCTACAATTCAGCTGGACAAATAATGGCTCTATAATGAATGGAAGCTCCTTTCACAGACCAGTATAGTACAACACGCAGGTTATTGTTCTGAGAATACTTATGGTCTTGTTACTGCTGTCACTGAAGTTCCAATGTATGATCAAAAAGTCTCTGACTTTCTTGggaaaattactgtaaaaaactgaaatagcaaaggttctgtactgtataaatgcatgttttaaaactatagcaaatataaataataaaatgcgcAAAACTTTCATAAATGATTGAAACTTTGCAAGAGTAAATCTGGCTATTACAGGTTTCtgaagctttctttttttataaatctgaaCTGTGCTCTATTGTCATTAAAATTGGACTGGCTTTCCTTAACGCATTGTTATGCAACGCAGCTGGATAATTGGAATTGCTGGGCCCCATCTGCATCAAAGGAATTGGACACTAAAAGGGGGACTCGTTAGCATGCCTTGAACAGGACTAGAGTGGTGAAACTCACTTCAGAACCCTATTTCTCTCCACAGTGTTTAACCTGAAAAtagtataaaatgaaaacagtaaagacaagtttctcaaaaaataaaatcaagttagAAGCCAGTAAGCAATCTTTGATAGGAATATGTTAAGACATTCCTAAAGAGGCCTCCTTCTTTTTCAGAGAGCCCCCATTGGCAGAGCTGTCTTCATTCGCTGCTCCTCAAAGACCTCTCCCAGAGCCTCCCCCTTGTGTTTCTTGGGCGGGCTCTTTGAAGTCAAACCCCATTCAACTAAAGCGCAATTTCTGTAGTGGAGAGGTGAGTACTGAGTGTCTTATACTGATGTTAACATGATGAACTCCCCAGCCTCTAGGAGAAGGGTCATTACaagatcttcttcttcttctgcatgCAAACCGTGAACCTCTTTCTCCATCACACTCACTTCATGTATTATCAACATGAAGGAAACACCACCCCAGAATATGATCCACTGCAGCAGGAATGTCTATAGCACAGCAGACTTCACGAATCATACCTACTGTATATCCTGAAACTGGTTCCACAGCTTGTGGGGGAAATGTGTGCGGCTGAAACTAGAAACAATGATTGctttgtgggaagaaaaaaaatgcacataggGCTGTGAATACAATGACTTCCATTTACGTGCAAACTGCACATGATTGATAATGCCTGATGGAAACTAAATTTAGAAACAAAGCCACAAACCGAGCCATATAATTGAACTGTTTGAAAGGATTTGGCAGGACTGTGTTTGGTGTCATTATCACCTGTGGCAACTCTAACTATTGCAGAATCACAGCTAGTTTGCAAAATGCTCAGAATCTGACACCTAAGCATTTTGCTAATCACAAGGCTGAAAGACATTACATAGCACAGCCACCCTTCTTTTTCCATCTTTTAACTGGGTGAtgtcaagttgagtcttaaaggattccaatgtgttcagcatcagcaacatgagTAGGTAAGCCGTTCGACACTCTCACCCCTCTGTGTCTGCTAAAAAACGTCTTGTCAAAGTCTTTCAGTTTCTTTGAAAAACAGACAGTAAAAAGACAGAAATAACAGTTCCTCTACTGTTGATCACTCTCTATTCAGAAAGAATCAGAATGGAATTTCCTGTCTGAAGGATTGTCAAAGCATTCTGTATTCACAGGTGTGCTCAACCCCCCTTTGTCTGCACCAGACTGGAATCTGTCATAGTTGCATGAAGGTTCAACAATCTCGGCCCTTGCAATGTATACCTCAGAGATTTAGCACTGGCTTTGTAGAATGTGTTCCATATTACCTATCATATTCGGTTGATAACAGCATACTAAGCATGACCGCAGCAGTTTGCATTGTGGAGACTGTGACTATGACCTCACCATCTGTACAGTGCTTGCAGACAAGGGGTGTAGTCATTTACTGACTCGGTTATTTGAGACGCACTCAGGTCTAATGCTGTGCAGTATTATCTACACTTCTATTACTCGCAGTCTGCTAGGTCAAACTCTACAGCACCAATGGCAGGCATATAAAGTAAAAGTTTGGTCAAGTAGACAAAGACGTTGGGTGGAAACTTTTGTCctttacattttagtttcttttggTAATTCTAAAAAGCAGACAAATGTTATGCAGGAGCTACCAATGGTGTTCgaataaataaaatggaatttCCACTACTCATTGAGCAAATGCATCTCCAGGACCACACGGAGTTCCATAAGGGATTGTGTTTTCCCTTTAATGACACTCCAGGGAGCAGAGAAGTTTCACTTGGTTTTACTATCTTTCCCTGTAGCATTTACCCTAAACACCTGTGTTGATGATGTGGAATGGATGAAAGCTTACTGTTATATCAGTAACCAGTCAACCTGCTGCAATAAATGAAACCTCATGTTCACATATAGACAGAATAAACACCCTCTTACTTGTGATCCATGTTTGTGTACAGTGTCCTGTATTTCACTTACCGCTCCCAGTTCTGGTTGTCTCCTGATACTCTCAATGCGCCCTGGACTGGAGTCATGCCCATTACATTACATATGTTTTGCTCTGACTTTGCAACAGTCACTTGTGCTGCTTGGGCTCTGAGTCTAATTTTACCTAAAGTGTTTGCTGGTATACTTTGCTTTTATTCATGGTGGAAGAAGATGGCTTTTACATCATAACCAGGGCCTGATCACTAGGGCTGTCCTCATCCAGGCCCCGCATGATGTAACCCCTCTGTGGGGTTTGCACCTCCAGGGAGGCTAAGCACACCTCTCAACTTCACTAATgtctaaaagaacaaaacaaggcGTCGCTGAAATGACAAAAAGAAATCCAATCAGAACAATGTCGGCTTATCAAATATATTTGACATATATTGTCAATACATTTACTTTGTAAACGGtctacaaaacatttaaaacaaaaatgttttcctCTGAGATCTGTGTCTGTCCAAGGCTGAGCAAGAACTTACCAACCGACAACAAAACTGACAATTTGTAGGTTGAGTGCCTGGAGCCGGCTGTCCAGTACCATTAACCATTTCCTGCGTCATGTCTAGTGTCAGCTCTCCTTTTAAAGTCACACGCGCTCATGCTGTTTTGGCAGGAGCGATGTAATATTTTCTCAAAAACAATTTGAGGGTGACAGAAACATTGACCTGAAACCATGTCATGCAGTTCCAAAGACGTCCTCTAGGTGGTACACTGCCGCAGCTCTCTGAGAAACCGGAGAGTATCAGATAGAAGAGTGCAGAACTGTTGTAAACAACTAAGTAAAAGCTGTAAAGGTTATCTTGTACATCAAACTGGTTTTCCAACCTATATTCACATTTCTGTACGTGTACTCTCCGGGCTGTAG from Polyodon spathula isolate WHYD16114869_AA chromosome 16, ASM1765450v1, whole genome shotgun sequence includes these protein-coding regions:
- the LOC121328874 gene encoding transmembrane protein 52-like, yielding MYSIVNCNLVLPILFLQASFTTAEKECEDPKTCQSENFKWSSLWYVWLILLTVLALLLCGIIVSCVKFCCKKDKPPGQTLTEHPCEIAIVGMDNQSTVDSRSTITSFNSAQLPTDSQLPFPFGQVNRGFAPPPYNLYALEMPPPYDEALKMPIDPHENSPGNRKADIRPSQGHAGDSHPQPPTSEEELNVLNQQRRPQEHFDEVQLDDPPRYELHDIHIPISEEDENDLNQ